A genomic segment from Amia ocellicauda isolate fAmiCal2 chromosome 13, fAmiCal2.hap1, whole genome shotgun sequence encodes:
- the LOC136766637 gene encoding tripartite motif-containing protein 14: MAEGFSPSEPICSVCQGVSKVPVMLSCWHPFCLACIERVWCQNPSIDHGCPVCLKLPVSYCPAKNPGMPHCPVGVLCDFCLGEKLPALKTCLTCMASFCEDHLRPHLTGETFRSHRLAKPSDDLSGSCCLDHGKPLEMFCRDCKLCVCNVCPILGCHQGHRINIVEQEALEKRNLLKVCLNRMNCKNKQESANVKQTQKAVDDLKALTGESMAWLSQRFTELRLLLDEEERRAKGFVEEQTQAALLIYDEQVRACRERMEVTDGFAQTVQEIYKHDDSVQLLKDFTAAEKEMQIQQQPADQIHPVPLTFDTMHTYVTSFQKALETVLKKPIENRIKNGVTNGPDAKQVQSLMHKTKSAGDKSAFLKYARSPILDPDTLNPRLRLSESRETVSCGWLRKSYPDGPLRFNRLWQVLGRECYFAGRHYWEVDMQRAGKGWWVGAAYRSMSRKGDTEASRLGWNRASWCLKRYDLEYWAFHNGTRTPVLLEEDPERLGVFLDYEAGILSFFDALSGMRRLYTFQAKFTEPVYPAFRLWEGALSFCKLT; the protein is encoded by the exons ATGGCTGAGGGATTCTCTCCATCAGAGCCCATCTGTAGTGTGTGCCAGGGTGTCAGCAAGGTGCCTGTCATGCTCTCCTGTTGGCATCCCTTTTGTTTGGCTTGCATTGAGCGTGTCTGGTGCCAAAACCCCAGCATTGACCATGGCTGCCCGGTGTGTCTGAAACTGCCTGTCTCATATTGCCCCGCAAAAAACCCCGGGATGCCACACTGTCCCGTGGGCGTGTTATGTGACTTCTGCCTTGGGGAGAAGCTGCCGGCCCTGAAGACGTGTCTGACGTGTATGGCCTCATTTTGCGAGGACCATCTGCGGCCCCACCTGACAGGAGAGACGTTTCGGAGCCACCGACTGGCCAAACCCAGTGATGACCTGAGTGGGAGCTGCTGCCTGGATCACGGCAAGCCACTGGAGATGTTCTGCAGAGACTGTAAGCTCTGTGTCTGCAACGTCTGCCCCATCCTAGGCTGCCACCAAGGCCATCGCATCAACATCGTGGAGCAGGAGGCCCTGGAGAAACGG AATCTACTCAAGGTTTGTCTAAACAGGATGAACTGTAAGAACAAGCAAGAATCTGCCAACGTAAAACAGACCCAAAAGGCTGTTGATGATCTCAAG GCCTTGACAGGGGAGAGTATGGCATGGCtttcacagcgcttcacagAACTGCGCCTCCTGCTGGACGAGGAGGAGAGAAGAGCCAAGGGGTTTGTGGAAGAGCAGACACAGGCCGCTCTTCTCATTTACGATGAGCAGGTCAGGGCCTGCAGGGAGCGCATGGAGGTCACTGACGGTTTCGCACAGACAGTTCAGGAGATCTACAAACATGATGACAGTGTGCAGCTCCTGAAG GACTTCACAGCAGCAGAGAAAGAGATGCAGATCCAACAGCAGCCTGCTGACCAAATTCACCCAGTCCCCCTGACCTTTGACACAATGCACACATATGTTACCAGCTTCCAGAAGGCTTTAGAGACTGTCCTTAAGAAACCCATTGAAAATCGGATAAAAAATG GAGTAACAAATGGGCCAGATGCTAAACAAGTACAGTCTTTaatgcacaaaacaaaaagtgcaGGAGACAAGTCAGCTTTTCTTAAAT ACGCCCGTTCTCCAATTCTGGACCCGGACACTCTGAACCCCCGTCTGCGTCTGTCCGAGAGCCGAGAGACCGTGAGCTGCGGCTGGCTAAGAAAGTCTTATCCTGACGGGCCGCTGCGCTTCAACAGGCTTTGGCAGGTGCTGGGCCGGGAGTGCTACTTTGCGGGACGCCACTACTGGGAGGTTGACATGCAGCGAGCAGGCAAGGGCTGGTGGGTGGGAGCAGCCTACCGCTCCATGAGCCGCAAGGGGGATACGGAGGCTTCCCGTCTGGGCTGGAACCGGGCTTCTTGGTGCCTGAAGCGCTACGACCTGGAGTATTGGGCCTTCCACAATGGCACCCGCACCCCCGTGCTTTTGGAGGAGGACCCTGAGAGGCTGGGGGTGTTTCTGGATTATGAGGCGGGTATCCTGAGCTTTTTCGATGCCCTGTCAGGCATGCGGCGCCTCTATACCTTCCAGGCCAAGTTCACCGAGCCAGTGTACCCGGCCTTCCGGCTATGGGAAGGAGCTCTTTCTTTCTGCAAACTGACTTGA
- the LOC136766636 gene encoding sialic acid synthase, with translation MPLKFELCPGRMIGGSHPCFIIAEIGQNHQGDIEIAKKMIRMAKDSGADCAKFQKSELEHKFNKRALERPYTSEHSWGKTYGEHKRHLEFSHEQYRELQKYAEEIGIFFTASGMDEMAVEFLHELNVPFFKVGSGDTNNFPYLEKTAKKGRPMVVSSGMQSMETMRRVYQTVKEHNPNFCILQCTSAYPLEPEDVNLRVIAEYQKEFPDIPIGYSGHESGIEITVAAVALGAKVVERHVTLDKSWKGSDHSASLEPQELKDLVTAIRTVERALGSGIKRMLPCEKPCHDKLGKSVVAKKAIPKGTELSLDMLAVKVAEPKGVPPEDIFQLVGKEVNVDIEEDDSITEDVIEYYGKKIKC, from the exons ATGCCTCTTAAATTTGAGCTGTGTCCTGGCAGGATGATCGGTGGTAGTCATCCATGTTTCATTATCGCTGAGATTGGGCAAAACCACCAGGGAGATATTGAGATAGCAAAGAAAATGATCCGGATGGCCAAG GACAGTGGAGCGGATTGTGCCAAGTTCCAGAAGAGCGAACTGGAACACAAGTTTAACAAAAGAGCCCTGGAGCGACCCTACACCTCTGAGCACTCCTGGGGGAAGACTTACGGAGAACACAAGCGCCACCTGGAGTTCAGTCATGAGCAGTACAGGGAGCTGCAGAAATATGCAGAAGAGATCGGCATCTTCTTCACTGCTTCAGGAATGGACGAG ATGGCAGTTGAATTTCTTCATGAACTTAATGTTCCTTTCTTCAAAGTGGGTTCAGGAGACACAAATAACTTTCCTTATTTAGAAAAGACTGCCAAAAAGG GCCGTCCGATGGTGGTGTCCAGTGGGATGCAGTCAATGGAGACAATGCGTCGAGTTTACCAGACGGTGAAGGAGCACAACCCCAACTTCTGTATCCTGCAGTGCACCAGCGCATACCCACTGGAGCCCGAGGACGTCAATCTGCGTGTCATTGCA gAGTATCAGAAGGAGTTTCCTGATATTCCTATTGGTTACTCGGGTCATGAGTCAGGAATTGAAATCACTGTGGCGGCAGTGGCTCTGGGGGCCAAAGTGGTGGAACGTCATGTGACACTGGACAAGAGCTGGAAAGGCAGTGACCATTCGGCCTCTCTGGAGCCTCAGGAGCTGAAAGACCTGGTGACTGCCATCCGCACAGTGGAGAGGGCCCTGGGGTCTGGCATCAAGAGGATGCTGCCCTGTGAAAAGCCTTGTCATGACAAG CTGGGCAAGTCTGTAGTGGCCAAGAAGGCCATTCCCAAGGGCACAGAACTGAGCCTGGACATGCTGGCAGTGAAGGTGGCCGAGCCCAAGGGAGTGCCTCCAGAGGACATCTTCCAGCTGGTGGGCAAGGAGGTCAATGTAGATATAGAGGAAGATGACAGCATCACTGAAGATGTGATTGAATACTatggaaagaaaattaaatgctGA